The nucleotide window GACCTATGAAGGACTAGGACTTGTTGCAGAAGGGGAAGCAGAGAAGCTCATCTATGATCAGGATAATACCTATGGCGGAAAATTTGTCGTTAATCCTTCAGGTGGGCTGATGTCTAAAGGACACCCACTTGGTGCAACAGGGCTTGCACAATGCACTGAACTTGTTTGGCACCTCCGTGGAGAAGCGGGAAACCGCCAAGTTGAGGGAGCAAAAGTTGGATTGCAGCATAATGTGGGTCTTGGTGGAGCTTGCATAGTTACGATGTATCAAACGGTATAATGCGGCACGATGATGCAACTGGCCAGGGCTACAGTATTCCATTTTAAAAAAGCATTAGAATTTACAAAAAGGAGTGTTCGTTGATGAATATTGTAGAAGCGTTAGAAATTAACACGGAAAGGCAACCCCTTCACAAAGCCTTACAGTATGAAGACCGGCGTTACAATTATTTCGAATTTAATGAAAGCGTTAACAAACTAGCAAACGGATTGTTGGAACAAGGGGTTAAGAAAGGTGACCATGCAGCAGTGCTGATGAAGAACTCTGATTACTTTGCCATCACCTATTTTGCCCTTGCAAAGATTGGAGTGGTTATTGTTCCAATGAATTTTCGGTTGGTGGCAAAAGAACTTTCTTATATAATCGACAATTCCGATTCGCAGCATGTGATTATAGAGACTGAATTTGAAGAAGAAATCTTGAAATCTATTGACGGGAATGAAAAGGTTAAAAACGTCATTTCCGTACCTATAGCGACCAATCAGAAATTTACATCTTATCAAGACATACTCTCTGCGAACACGAAAAATCCGGGCACGGAGATTTTAGGAAAAGATCATTGTCATATGCTGTATACCTCAGGAACAACTGGCAACCCAAAGGGAGCATTATTTGACCACGACGCTGTAAAATCCGTAGTTTTACAAATGAGTATGTCGTTAGGTTATCACCCGAAGGAGAAATGGATGCATTTCGCCCCATTATACCATGCAGCACAGCTTGCAATCTGCTTACTGCCTCAATTCTATCTTGGAGGTTTTGGAGTTATTTACCGGGAATTTAATCCAAAAGTAATTTTGCGAGATATTTCCAAATATAAAATCACAACAGTATTTGGTGTTCCTGCAATGTATAACGCTTTTCTCCAGGTACCCAAAGAAGAAGATTACGATTTTACATCCGTTGAGAAGATGCTTTACGGTGCGGCCCCCATGTCCGAATCTGATATAAGGAAGGCCATTGATTATTTTGGAACCAATAAATTTTACAGTTTGTGTGGTCAAACGGAAACAGGCCCGGCTGGAGTCATGCTTTATCCGGAAGACCATGAAGAACATGCTGGTATGTCAGGGAGAGAGACGACGACGTTTACATTGATAGATCTTGTTGATCCAGATGGAAGGTCTGTGGAAATAGGGGAAGTCGGGGAATTAATTATCAAAGTACCTTCCGCAATGAAAGAATATTATAAGAATCCGGAAGCAACAGCCAAGACGATTATCAATGGGTACGTGTACTCGGGGGATTTGGCTATACGGGATGAAGATGGTTATATTCTATTAGTTGATCGCAGTAAAGATATGATTATCAGCGGAGGAGAAAATGTATATTCCATTGAGGTAGAAAATGTATTATCTTCACACCCTGAAGTGCTTGAGGCAGCTATAATTGGAACACCGGATGAAAAATGGGGTGAGCTTGTAACTGCAATTATTTCCAAAAAAACTGATTCTGAACTAACAGAAAAAGATTTGATCGCATTCGCCAAAGAAAATATAGCAAGTTATAAAACTCCGAAAAAAGTGATTTTTGTTGATGTCTTGCCAAGAAACCCTTCTGGAAAGTTGCTGAAATATCAGCTTAGACAACAATACACATCTGTTGAAAATGAGGTGTAAATATGTCCAATGTCAATACAACATGTAACCAAGGCGTATTCGAGATCGGGCTAAATCGTCCAGATAGGTTGAATGCCCTAAATGCGGACCTGTTATCAGAACTCACAGAGGCGATAAATAAGGCAAAAAGAGATCCATCCATTCGATCGGTACTCCTTTATGGCGAAGGAAAAGCATTTTGTGCAGGCGGCGATTTAAAGGATTTTGGAATGGACGATACGAATCCAATCGAAGTAAAGGAATTTCTGCAACGCGGCCATGAAGCATTGATCGGTTTATACAATATGGAGAAGCCGGTAATCGTTGCAGTGCATGGCCCCGCAGTTGGAGCGGGCAGTAACCTGGCTTTTGCCTGTGACATAATCATTGCCGACGAAACAGCTTCGTTCGCTGAAATTTTCGCCAAAGTGGGTGCCTTACCTGATATGGGAGGCTTGTATCTCCTTCCACAAAAAATCGGCATGCATAAGGCAGCAGAACTAGTTTTTACTGGAAAAACGATTGATGCGAATGCAGCGTTGGAGTACGGCTTAATAAATCAGGTTGTAGCAGAAGGGCAAGCAGGTGAGGAAGCCAAAAAACTTGCCATATCATTAGCAAGAGGGCCAACGAAAGCATTGGGATTAGCAAAAAGGATCATGCACCAAGCACCATATTCATCACTGGAAAGTGTGTTGGAAATGGAAGCGATGGGCCAGGCGAATATATTTCAAACGCAGGATTTTAAAGAGGGGAAGCAGGCATTTATTGAAAAAAGAAAAGCAGTATTTAAAGGGGAATAAGCATTTTCTTTAATTATAAAAAATTTAAAAAGGGAGGGAATGAAGTTGATCTAAGCTAAATAAGACTGCAGTTATTAATCATGTTGCTCAAATTAAATTTGAATGAAGTGAGAGAAACAAAAATAGGAGGGTAAAAAATTTGCTAAATGAAAATTTGAAAACAAGGTCAACTATTGGTGATGGATTAAAGAGAGCAAGTTACCGTTATCCGAATAAGGCTGCATTAGTTTTTTACAGTGAAAACGGCGAACAGCGAACGTACACGTATGAAGCGTTAAATAAACAAGTCAATCAGGTGGCCCATTCACTTCGAGAACAAGGGGTTCAAAAAGGAGACCGGATTGCAGTCATTGGAAAAAACAGCTCAGAGATTGTTATTTTAGCCTACGCCCTAGCAAAAATCGGAGCCTGGTATACGCCGTTGAACTTTATGTTGAAGGCAGAAGAAGTACGCCAGCTGCTTCATACGTCACAACCCCGGCTGTTTTTCGTTGATAAAACACATGTCGACCTAGTGAAGTCCATTGCTGATAAATTAACCGGAATTGAAAAGATATACAGCCTTCGTACAGCGGATGTGCCTGCTGGTTGGGGAGATTTTAGCCAGTTGCTGCATGGAAGTAAGACTGAACCAGAAACGGAATTGTATGATGATGATGTATTATCACTCTTTTACACAAGTGGCACCGAGTCCGTTCCAAAAGGTGTGATGACTAGTCATAAAAACTATTTCTATTCGAATTATGCCTATATGTCAATAGGGACGTTTCAGCCAGAGGATAAACTGCTATTATCTCTGCCTTTAATTCATATGGCCGGATTCACCTTTTTGCTGAGTGCCAACATGGTCGGATTAACTATTATCATGACGGAGACACCAATCCCCGCACAAATGGCAGAGCTGATAGAAAAGCATCAAATTAATTTTACCGCCCTCCCTCCTACACTGTATTTAGGAATTCTGGGAGCTGCTGATGCGTATGATTTATCTTCTTGTCGCAAATTGATTACATGGTCGAGTACCATTCCAAGGAGTATGGTGGATGGGTGGAATAAAATTGCACCTGATGCAAAATTTTTCACAATACAAGGCTCCAGTGAATCAACAGCAACCGCTTTAACAGGCAGTTGGTTTAAAACATGGGATGAAGTTCCAAATGGCGACGGAAGGTATGTAGGAAGTGTGCTCGCAACCAGTGAAATTAAATTAATTGATGACGATGGCAATGAAGTTCCGGATGGAGTGCCAGGAGAACAAATTGCCCGTGGACCTGTTGTTGCCAGCGGCTATTACAAGAATGAAACGGCAAATAATAAAGCCTTTCAAAATGGATGGTACCATAGCGGGGACGTTTTAATTCGCGATGATCAAGGCAATTATTATTTTGCAGATCGCAAAAAAGATATTGTTAAATCAGGCGGAGAAAACGTCTCTACCCAAGAGGTGGAGGACGTTATTAATCAGCACCCCGAAATAAATCAATGTGCAGTTTTCGGTGTACCCGATCCAAAATGGGGGGAGTCAGTTATCGCCGCAGTTGTGTCAAAAAACGGGGCAAAACTTACCGAGGAAGAGATTATAGCTCATTGCAAGAGGAAACTGTCCAGTTATAAAACGCCGAAACACATTGTTTTCCGGGATAATTTGCCGTTAACCTCTGCAGGAAAATTATTAAAGCGTTCCCTGAAGGATGAATACAAGGATTTATTAATGGAAAAGAGTTAAAATCATCGGGATAATATGGAATTGAGGTAAGCCAATGAAATATGATGAAATTATGATTGATGAAAAATATAAAAGTGCTTCCTATACAGTGACTAAAGAAGAAATCATGGAATTTGCTTCACAATTCGATCCTCAATACATGCATATTGATGAGGAGAAAGCGCAACAGAGTATATTCAAAGGCATCATTGCTTCAGGATTACACACCTTGTGCATAAGCTTTAAATTATGGACTGAGATGAATATCTTTGGAGAAGATATAATTGCTGGAACAGGCGTTAATAATCTTCAATTCACAAAACCGGTTTATCCCGAAGATACGCTATACGTAACGACCAAAGTGATTAAAAAAACAGATAAAAAGAAATCCGGTGAGGTTACATTATTACTTACTTCTTACAAACATGATGATATTCAAGTTTTACAAGCAGAAATATCCGCATTAGTTTCTAAATAGCGCAAAAGGAGAGTGTTTATAACTTGGTTTATGAAGCTATTATTTATGAAAAAAAGCAGCAATCTTCCTGGATTTATTTAAATCGTCCGGAGGAGATGAACTCGTTATCAAAAAAAATGATCGTAGAGATCCTCCAAGTACTTGAGGAGATTGAGCAAGATAACGAAATTCGGGTCGTCGTTTTATCTGGTAAAGGTAAAGCATTCTGTGCCGGTGCCGATTTAAAAGAACTTTTAAAGGATTTAAATAAAGACCCCGATGGTGAGAAGGGTATTCTTGATTATGCCGAGCAACTGTTTAATAAATTAAATTATTTGTCGAAACCACTAATCGTGGCATTAAATGGAGTTACACTTGCCGGTGGACTGGAACTGGCCATGACAGCAGATATTGTTATCGCTTCCGAAAAAGCAAAAATAGGAGACGGCCACGCCAATTTCGGCGTCCTTCCTGGCGGTGGAGGAGCGGTCAGGTTGCATAAAGAAATTGGCGTAAATCGCGCAAAATATCTACTGTTTACAGGGGACATGTTTCCAGCTAAAGAATGGAAAGACTACGGATTTGTGCATGAGGTCGTTCCTGCCGAAGAACTCGATGAAACCGCACAGAAAATAGCAGCTAAAGTATCAGCAAAAAGCCCGCTTGTCCTACGGGAAATGAAACGTTTGGTGAGAGACAGCGCAGATCAGAAACTAGACACCTCATTAAGACAAGAACTGCTTTCACTAAAAAATCATACGCATTCACATGATTTCAGTGAAGGATTAAGCGCCTTTTCAGAAAAAAGAACACCTGAATTTAAAGGTTATTAATATCTCTATAAAATTGCAGGAGTTAAGTCAAGTGTACCGTCCGCCTTTTTTAGGATTTTGTCATCATGGTCCTCCCGTGAGGTTTCCATTATTGATGGTTCGATCATAGATACGAATGCGCAAACATCCAATTTAACTTTCCTGTATCACCCTGAGGTTTGATAGAAATCACGAATATTTTTGAAGCAATAATTTTCAACCCTAAGAGTTAACTTATGTAGATAGGAAAGTTTTATACTTTTCTATCTACTAATAAGAAAAGCGCAAGCACCCTTGATCATCGACGTAAGACGGTGAGGCCCACGGGATGTGGGTCACGTAGGCGTTGCCACACGATGTGGCGGTTTTAGCCTACGATCCTCCGAGATAAAGGAAACACGGTTCACGAGGGCTCGCATCCTGCGAGTCAGTTCGGTGTTGCAACAAATGTTTTCGGTGGGCCGAGTAATCGGATGTCGCGTTTTTAACCGAACCTCCTTCAGATGTTGACTTATCGAAGGAGAGGAGGGAACCGACTCTAGTCGATAGGGCGCTTGCGCTAAACAAATTTTATACTTTATCTTGAAATAAAAACCCGAATTTTATCCAAATAGATAAAATTCGGGTTTTTATATTGTTTACTGCCTATTCAATAGTTCGTTATGTCAAAAATTTCTTCAATATTTTTTGATAACATATGTACAGAGGGTCTCTGGCATTTTGCCTACTATCCCCCCGTATGCTTATCTTTTTACCTTGGAGACATCCGAATACCACCATCCAGCCGAATGACCTCACCGTTTAAATATTCATTTTCCATAAGGAAGGTTGCTAGTTCAGCGAATTCGCTTGGATGTCCCAAACGCTTCGGAAACTCAACACTTTCTGATAATTTCTCTATCACATTTTCGGATAGGGTATTTGCCATTGGTGTCATGAACAAACCTGGTGCAATGGTGTTAACACGTATTCCGTACTGGGATAAATCCCGTGATACTGGTAATGTCATCCCGACCACTCCTGCTTTGCTTGCACCATAAGCGGCTTGGCCCATTTGACCATCAAATGCTGCGACAGAAGCTGTATTAATAATGACACCTCTTTCACCGGAATCTGTGATTGGTTCATTATCCTTCATCCTGTTTGCAGATAATCGTAAAACATTAAATGTTCCAATCAGATTAATATCGATAACCTGCTTATATTTTTCCAATGGCAGTACACCTTTTTTGCCAATTGTTTTCCCTGGTGTCCCCACCCCGGCGCAATTGACACAGATATGAATCGCCCCAAAGTTTTTAATTGCAACGTCAATCCCATTTTGTACAGAATCCTCATCTGTAACATTTACAACTGCATAAGTGACATTGTTACCTAATCGTTCAGCTGCTTCTTTCGCATTCTCTTCATTCAGGTCAAAAATAACAACCTTAGCACCGTTTTCCGCAAGTCTTTCAACAGTTGCCAAACCTAATCCAGACGCTCCACCTGTAACTACGGCTACTTTCCCTTTCAAGTCCATAATTCCATCCCCTAACTAATTAATTAATTGTCCAACTTTATAAAGTAATTATTTATCTAAAATATCTTTGCTGATGATTTCCTTCATAATTTCTGATGTACCACCATAAATCCGTTGAACTCTCGCATCTGTATAAGCTCTGGATATTGGATATTCCTGCATATAGCCGTAACCACCAAATAGTTGTAAACAACCGTCTGCAATTCGCCCTTGGGCTTCAGTGCTTGATAGCTTTGCCACACTGGCATCCGCAGTGGAAAGCTGGTTATTCTCCAGTTGGCTCAAACACTGGTTAACATAAGCACGGTTAACCTTTGCCTCAGTTGTCATTTCAGCAACTTTATGCCGGATAACCTGTAGTTGACTGAGATGTTTTCCGAAAGCTTCCCGCTCATGAAGATATTTGACGGTTATAGCAAGAATACCTTCCATTGCCCCACATGCTCCAATGGCTAAAGTCAGCCTTTCCCGCGGTAATTCAGTCATCAGCACAACAAAACCATAATCCAGTTCACCCAGTATTTGGCTAGATGGGACAGATACATCTTCTAGAATTAATTCAGATGTATCAGCAGAGTGAAGGCCAATCTTTTTTAATTTTTTACCTTTAGTGAGTCCAGAACTGTCAGCGTCAACTATAAACAAGGAAGTTCCCTTTGATGCCTTTACGTTCCGGTTTGTTCGTGCAACTACAATGACAAAATCAAAATTCTGACCATTTGAAATAAACGTTTTTGTTCCATTTATGACATATTCATCCGTGCTTTCGTTCTTAATTGCAGCTGTGCTGATTCCTTGTAAATCACTTCCAGCACCAGGCTCAGTCATCGCAATCGCACCTATTGATTCCCCAGTAGCCATTTTCGGCAGGTAGTGATTCTTTTGTTCTTCTGTGCCTGCACTCAGAATGTAATGAGCTATTATATTGGAATGGACAGATAAATTTACAGCTAACGAGCTGTATCCAAGCCTGCTAAATTCTTCAATAATAGTTGTTGCATAACGTAAAGGCGTTCCCAATCCGCCATAATGCTCCGGGATATCTACACAGAGAAAGCCAGCATCACCAAGTTTTGTCCATAATCCGACAGGAACATTCCCATCCTGTTCCCATTCATCATAGAAGGGCTCAATCTCTTTTTTTGCAAAAGACTCAATTGATTTTTTCAATAACGAAATTTCCTCTTCTTTTTCTTTTACCGGTATCATTCTCTTCCCTCCATTTCTGTTTTAAATAATGCAAAATTCATGCCAACAGCATAATAGCGCACCATAAAGTTTGACTGCGATATGATTGTAAATGGTTATTAACGATATATTGTAAATTGTTAACAGTCGTTTACATAACACAAGAAATATGAGTCTGAAAATTAGTATCATAATCACGTATTTTTAGACATAATAGAAATAGGAGCTGTCAAAAAAGACAACTCCTCACGTGACAAATTTTAATAAAGGATGATTATATGTTGATGCAAAATTTAATGATAAATTTCCTAACCTCAGGATTTTTCATGAAAAGAAACTTGGATTGGCATAGACGGATTTTAATCATATCTATACCATTGTTTTTTGTTTTCATGCTGCTCCAGACGGAATACTTAGTCTATAAAATAAGGAAAGAAACAAGAGAAATTTAAATTTCCACCTTCCTTTTTCAATTAACTCATAAATAAATTAACCCTATCAGAAAACTTAGGGAATAAAGGTGAAAGTTCACTCAGTGACCGTCGCCCATTGATTGTTAGTACCCAAGGGTATGACCTACAGGCCCTTGAACCAATCGGACATTTACGGGCAGTTCATCCCCCACCTACTCTTTTCGTTTCACTTAAGACTTGAGGTGGGGATATTGGCTGCCCGTTAATGCGGGATAAATTCAAAAAGGTTATAAACAGCTTTATTTGTTAATAGAGGGATTAGAATAATCATTAAGACAAATACTCTTGTTTTTTTGTCTTTCCTTTTATTAAATAGTTCGCACAAAGAAATAATGGCGAAAAGAGGATACAACACAAAAAAGAAACATAAAGATAGATAAGGATGTTTTGAAATCATTTGTTATTAAACCAGGCCACAAATTGGAAAACCATTCTAGAATACAAACTCCATTATGGGACTGTGGTTCCTATCCCCATAGTGTCACTTTTGCCCTTCATCCGCTTCAACGTTGCTACAATGAGAAAGCTGACAATCACTAACAAAAGCCAAGAGCTAATTTTTCCTATATGAACAAGACTCCATGCCTCGGTTTGGTTTGGATATTCCCATGCTCCAAAGTATGTTGCAATATTTTCGGCTATCCAAATAAAAAATCCGATAAGTACGAAAGAAAATACAATTGGCATTCGATAACGCGTTCCACCAATCTCATAATTTACCCGCGATTTCCAAAAAACGATCCCAACTAGCGGAAAAGGAGGCCACTTCACCAATTCAACATCCAGTCTCCTCCATGCCTGGCAAAGATAACTTGCGACACTTGCATACATGAAACCACTATACAAAGGCACTCCAAATAATTTAAAATATCCATCCTCAGGATAAGACCAGGACCCCATATGTACTTTAAACACTTCAAGTGCGAGACCAATCAGATGAAAAAGGGTAATCACTTTTAATTCATCCCTTGTTTCAAGTCCTGATTTCACCATCCCCCACTGCATCACTAGAAAAATGATCAGTAACCAATCATACCTAGGTAGGAATGGAAGGGAGATAGCCTGTGTAAGGGCTAATGATGCAAAAATAACAACAGGAAAGACACAGGAAAGAGCCTGCTCCCATCCAAACCGGAAAAGTTGCTTCATTATTCTTTTGCATTTTGAAGTCAAATTTTTCTCTTGTGCCGTTTGAATGGTAACATCCATGAGCATATTCCCTTCCCCTTTTCCTTTATGCTTCTGTATCTTCCTCACTTTGATATTCCAGAATATCTCCAGGCTGACAATCTAAAGCTTTACAAATTGCGTCTAACGTTGATAATCGGATAGCCTTAGCCTTGCCATTTTTCAATATAGAAAGATTGGCCATTGTAATTCCAACCCTCTCCGAAAGCTCCGTAACACTCATTTTTCTTTTTGCCAACATTACATCAATATTGATTATAATCGCCATTGTTATCACCTCAGACCGTTAAATCATTTTCAGATTTTATATCGATAGCTTCCTGCAAAAGCCTTTGGAGAACAGCTGCAAAGACCGCAATTACCATTGGGGCAAAAATAAAGCCCATTCCAACCAAGATAACTCCGGGCGCATCATCTATCTCGCCAACGATATAAAAGAGTGGCAATCCCACTACGTACAAAGCGCTGATTGTTGCGGCAAAGTTTTTGATATTCTTTAAAGCTTTCACGGATAGCTCTGAAAATGCTTTGTTATGGTCAATATAACTTAAAAGTTTAAAAGCTTGATACAAAGCACAGTAAAACGGAATTGCTGATAAATACATGATGATTAAAATGCCGTAGAGAACATAGGCCATCTGTACACTTCCTTCTGCCGCATCCTTTGCTATCATCGGTAAAAGAAAGATACATAAAGCAAGAACTGGAAGTCCCATAAGAA belongs to Bacillaceae bacterium S4-13-56 and includes:
- a CDS encoding long-chain-fatty-acid--CoA ligase; the protein is MNIVEALEINTERQPLHKALQYEDRRYNYFEFNESVNKLANGLLEQGVKKGDHAAVLMKNSDYFAITYFALAKIGVVIVPMNFRLVAKELSYIIDNSDSQHVIIETEFEEEILKSIDGNEKVKNVISVPIATNQKFTSYQDILSANTKNPGTEILGKDHCHMLYTSGTTGNPKGALFDHDAVKSVVLQMSMSLGYHPKEKWMHFAPLYHAAQLAICLLPQFYLGGFGVIYREFNPKVILRDISKYKITTVFGVPAMYNAFLQVPKEEDYDFTSVEKMLYGAAPMSESDIRKAIDYFGTNKFYSLCGQTETGPAGVMLYPEDHEEHAGMSGRETTTFTLIDLVDPDGRSVEIGEVGELIIKVPSAMKEYYKNPEATAKTIINGYVYSGDLAIRDEDGYILLVDRSKDMIISGGENVYSIEVENVLSSHPEVLEAAIIGTPDEKWGELVTAIISKKTDSELTEKDLIAFAKENIASYKTPKKVIFVDVLPRNPSGKLLKYQLRQQYTSVENEV
- a CDS encoding enoyl-CoA hydratase produces the protein MSNVNTTCNQGVFEIGLNRPDRLNALNADLLSELTEAINKAKRDPSIRSVLLYGEGKAFCAGGDLKDFGMDDTNPIEVKEFLQRGHEALIGLYNMEKPVIVAVHGPAVGAGSNLAFACDIIIADETASFAEIFAKVGALPDMGGLYLLPQKIGMHKAAELVFTGKTIDANAALEYGLINQVVAEGQAGEEAKKLAISLARGPTKALGLAKRIMHQAPYSSLESVLEMEAMGQANIFQTQDFKEGKQAFIEKRKAVFKGE
- a CDS encoding AMP-binding protein; the encoded protein is MLNENLKTRSTIGDGLKRASYRYPNKAALVFYSENGEQRTYTYEALNKQVNQVAHSLREQGVQKGDRIAVIGKNSSEIVILAYALAKIGAWYTPLNFMLKAEEVRQLLHTSQPRLFFVDKTHVDLVKSIADKLTGIEKIYSLRTADVPAGWGDFSQLLHGSKTEPETELYDDDVLSLFYTSGTESVPKGVMTSHKNYFYSNYAYMSIGTFQPEDKLLLSLPLIHMAGFTFLLSANMVGLTIIMTETPIPAQMAELIEKHQINFTALPPTLYLGILGAADAYDLSSCRKLITWSSTIPRSMVDGWNKIAPDAKFFTIQGSSESTATALTGSWFKTWDEVPNGDGRYVGSVLATSEIKLIDDDGNEVPDGVPGEQIARGPVVASGYYKNETANNKAFQNGWYHSGDVLIRDDQGNYYFADRKKDIVKSGGENVSTQEVEDVINQHPEINQCAVFGVPDPKWGESVIAAVVSKNGAKLTEEEIIAHCKRKLSSYKTPKHIVFRDNLPLTSAGKLLKRSLKDEYKDLLMEKS
- a CDS encoding MaoC/PaaZ C-terminal domain-containing protein is translated as MKYDEIMIDEKYKSASYTVTKEEIMEFASQFDPQYMHIDEEKAQQSIFKGIIASGLHTLCISFKLWTEMNIFGEDIIAGTGVNNLQFTKPVYPEDTLYVTTKVIKKTDKKKSGEVTLLLTSYKHDDIQVLQAEISALVSK
- a CDS encoding enoyl-CoA hydratase/isomerase family protein, with protein sequence MVYEAIIYEKKQQSSWIYLNRPEEMNSLSKKMIVEILQVLEEIEQDNEIRVVVLSGKGKAFCAGADLKELLKDLNKDPDGEKGILDYAEQLFNKLNYLSKPLIVALNGVTLAGGLELAMTADIVIASEKAKIGDGHANFGVLPGGGGAVRLHKEIGVNRAKYLLFTGDMFPAKEWKDYGFVHEVVPAEELDETAQKIAAKVSAKSPLVLREMKRLVRDSADQKLDTSLRQELLSLKNHTHSHDFSEGLSAFSEKRTPEFKGY
- a CDS encoding 3-hydroxyacyl-CoA dehydrogenase, yielding MDLKGKVAVVTGGASGLGLATVERLAENGAKVVIFDLNEENAKEAAERLGNNVTYAVVNVTDEDSVQNGIDVAIKNFGAIHICVNCAGVGTPGKTIGKKGVLPLEKYKQVIDINLIGTFNVLRLSANRMKDNEPITDSGERGVIINTASVAAFDGQMGQAAYGASKAGVVGMTLPVSRDLSQYGIRVNTIAPGLFMTPMANTLSENVIEKLSESVEFPKRLGHPSEFAELATFLMENEYLNGEVIRLDGGIRMSPR
- a CDS encoding acyl-CoA dehydrogenase family protein; its protein translation is MIPVKEKEEEISLLKKSIESFAKKEIEPFYDEWEQDGNVPVGLWTKLGDAGFLCVDIPEHYGGLGTPLRYATTIIEEFSRLGYSSLAVNLSVHSNIIAHYILSAGTEEQKNHYLPKMATGESIGAIAMTEPGAGSDLQGISTAAIKNESTDEYVINGTKTFISNGQNFDFVIVVARTNRNVKASKGTSLFIVDADSSGLTKGKKLKKIGLHSADTSELILEDVSVPSSQILGELDYGFVVLMTELPRERLTLAIGACGAMEGILAITVKYLHEREAFGKHLSQLQVIRHKVAEMTTEAKVNRAYVNQCLSQLENNQLSTADASVAKLSSTEAQGRIADGCLQLFGGYGYMQEYPISRAYTDARVQRIYGGTSEIMKEIISKDILDK
- a CDS encoding DUF817 domain-containing protein; the protein is MDVTIQTAQEKNLTSKCKRIMKQLFRFGWEQALSCVFPVVIFASLALTQAISLPFLPRYDWLLIIFLVMQWGMVKSGLETRDELKVITLFHLIGLALEVFKVHMGSWSYPEDGYFKLFGVPLYSGFMYASVASYLCQAWRRLDVELVKWPPFPLVGIVFWKSRVNYEIGGTRYRMPIVFSFVLIGFFIWIAENIATYFGAWEYPNQTEAWSLVHIGKISSWLLLVIVSFLIVATLKRMKGKSDTMGIGTTVP
- a CDS encoding helix-turn-helix transcriptional regulator, producing the protein MAIIINIDVMLAKRKMSVTELSERVGITMANLSILKNGKAKAIRLSTLDAICKALDCQPGDILEYQSEEDTEA
- a CDS encoding DUF2975 domain-containing protein, yielding MKQGSTLFLKLAVILMGLPVLALCIFLLPMIAKDAAEGSVQMAYVLYGILIIMYLSAIPFYCALYQAFKLLSYIDHNKAFSELSVKALKNIKNFAATISALYVVGLPLFYIVGEIDDAPGVILVGMGFIFAPMVIAVFAAVLQRLLQEAIDIKSENDLTV